The genomic window CCGGGTCAAGTCGTTCATCCAGAAGAACCGCGGCGCGCTCAAGGAGAACGTGGACGCACTCGTCCCGCTCACGCAGACACTCGTCGACCAGCGCGCCTCGCTCGCCGAGGCCATGGACACCGTGCCGCTCGCCGCGTCCAATGTCCTCAACGCGTACGACCCCGGGCACCGCACCCTCAACGGCCGCGCCAACCTCAACGAGCTGAGCCTGGGACCCCCGGTCATCCACCCCGGGAACACCACGGCCGGGCTCGTACCCGTCACGCCCGAGCGGCTGAAGTCGCTGCCGGCCCTGCCGCTGCCGCCCGTCGGCACGGTCTACGGCACCCCGGAGAAGAAGAAGGGGGGATCCCGGTGAGAAGACTGCCCCTCGTCGGCGCCGTGACCGCCCTCGCGCTGCTGACCGCCGGCTGCGGGACACCGCAGCTCTCCGGCATCCAGGACCTGCCCCTGCCCGGCGGCGCCGACCTCGGTGACCGTCCGTACGAGATCAGCGCCGAGTTCGCCGACGTGCTGAGCCTCGTACCGCAGTCGGCGGTCAAGGTGAACGACGTCGCCGTCGGCCGCGTCACCGGCATCACTCTCGCCCCCGGCTCCTGGTCCGCCAAGGTCACCATGCGCATCAACGGCGACGTGAGGCTTCCCGCCGACGCCTACGCGCACCTCGAACAGTCCAGCCTGCTCGGCGAGAAGTACGTCCAGCTCGCCCCGCCGCCGAAGACACCGAGGACACCGAATTCGCCGAAGACACCGGTCAGCGCAGCCGGACCACTGCGGCCCGGAGCCGTGATCCCCCTGAGCCGCACCAACCGCAACCCGGAGGTCGAGGAGGTGCTCGGCGCCCTGTCGATGCTCCTCAACGGCGGCGGCATCAACCAGATCAGGACCATCGCCACCGAACTCAACAAGGCCATCGGCGGCTACGAACCCGAGGTCGCATCCGTGCTGAAGCGGCTCGACACCCTGGTCACCAGCCTCGACAGCAACAAGACCGACATCACCGCCGCACTCGACGGCGTCAACCGGCTCTCCGTCACGCTCGCCATCCGCAAGCAGCAGGTCGGCCGGATCCTCACCGGGCTCAGCCCCGGCCTGAAGGTCCTCGAACAGCAGCGCGGCTCGCTGCTCACCATGCTGCGCGCCCTCGGGACCCTCTCCACGGTCGCCGTCGACACGGTCAACAAGAGCAAGGACGACACGATCGCCGACCTCAAGGCCCTCGCGCCCACGCTGAAGGCGCTCGCCGACTCCGGGAAGGCGCTGCCCGACTCGCTCCAGGTGCTGCTCACCTATCCCTTCACCGACGAGGTGCTGCGCGGCATCAAGGGCGACTACCTCAACCTCTATCTGCACGTGGCGGCCGTGCCCGGGACCACCGTCATCCCGCCGCTGATCCCGCAGGAGCCCACGGGCGGGCAGTCCGCCGCGCAGCTCCCGCTTCCGCTTCCGCGGGCAGGGGGGAACTGATGCTGACACTCGCCACCCGCCTCAAGAACGTCGCCTTCCTCCTCATCGGAGTCCTGGTGCTCGGCTTCGTCGGCATCCGCTACGCCGACCTCGGCCGCTACGCCGGCATGGACGGCCACTACACCGTGCGGGTCCGACTCGACAGGACCGGCGGCCTGTTCACCCACTCCGACGTCACCTACCGGGGCGTGTCGGTGGGCAGGGTCGGCCCGATCCGCCTCACCGACGAGGGCGTCGAGGCCGAGCTGCGGATCGAGGACTCGGCGCCCCGGATCCCGGCGGACCTGGAGGCGGTCGTCGCCTCGCTCTCCGCCGTCGGCGAGCAGTACATCGACCTGCGGCCCGTCGGCGACACAGGACCTTATCTGCGGGAGGGCTCCGTCATCGACCAGGCGTCCACGCAGGTGCCGGCGCCCGTCACGGACGTCCTCACCAGCGTCGACCAGCTGGCGTCCTCCGTCGACCTGGAGGCGCTGCGGACCGCGGTCGACGAGTTCGGGGCGGCGCTCGGCGGACGCGGGGACGACCTCCAGACGCTGATGGACAGCGGCAACGACTTCGTCATGGCGGCGGACAATGCCCTGCCGGTCTCGGTCCGGCTCATGGAGGACGGCGAGACGGTACTGCGCACCCAGGCCGAACAGAGCCAGGCGCTCACCTCCTTCGCCCACGGCGCCAAGGAACTGGCGGGGCAGCTCAGGAGCTCCGACAGCGATCTGCGGCGGCTGATCGCCACCGCGCCGGACGCAGCAGGCCAGATCAGCGCAGTGCTGCGGGACCTCGAACCCGGCCTCGGCGTCGTCGTCGCCAATCTGCTCACCACGTCGGAGGTGGCGGTGACCCGGCAGCGCGGCATCGAGGAACTGCTCGTACGCCTCCCCGCCGTCGCTGCCGCCGGTTCGACCGCCGTCAACGACAAGGGTGCGAGCTTCGGCATGTCGGTCACGTTCTTCCAGCCGCTGCCCTGCTTCGAGGGCTACGGCTCGACGGTGTACCGCAACGGCCTCGACACCAGCGCCGCGAAGCCGCCCTTCAACACCAAGGCCCGCTGCACCGCGCCGCCGAGCAGCGGCAAGAACGTCCGCGGCAGCGCCAACGCGCCTGGCGGCGGCCCGGTGCCTGACCCGGCCGAGCCCGGCTCGCGGCCCCTGCCGCCGCTGGCGCTGCCAGCCGTGCCGGAGCCGGCGTCCGGGACGGGTGGGACGGGCGGGGCGGGTAGGGCGGCGGGGATGGCCGGACTGCTCGGCCTGGAGGCCGCCGATGAGTGACCGGAACCTGCTCCTTCGAGGTCTCGCCGTCACCCTCGCGGTGCTGTTCTGCGCGTACGGCGGCTGGTCGTACGCCCAGGCCCGCGGCGACGAGTCGACGGCGTACGCGACAGCGCGCGACGCGGCCCTCGCCGACGGGCGACGCCATATCGCCGAACTCAGCACCGCCGACGCCCGCCGTCCGCAGGATGCCCTGCGGACCTGGCTGTCGGCGTCGACCGGCCCGCTGCGGGACCAACTGCGCAAGGCCGGCGCCCCGTCCGGCACGACGGCCCGCGCCACCGTCACCGACGCGTCGCTCACCTCCCTGGACGCCCGGGCCGGTACCGCGGAGCTGATCGCGACGCTCCGGGTCGACCTCACGCCGGCCGGCGGCCAGGAGACGAACGCCCGCAAACGCCTGGAGGCCACTCTGACGCGCACGGCCGACGGCTGGAAGATCTCAGAACTCGGCGCGGTACCGGTCGGGACGCCATGAAGGGGCACGCGGAGATGACGACGACCGACGAGCCGACGCGCGCTGTCGCACCTGTGCCGGACGGACGCGCCCCGGAAGCGAGGCACGAAGCGCGCGACGGGCGGGGCGACCCGGCCGGTGGCACCCCGCCCCTGACCATGCATGAGCCGGACGCGGGCATCGAGCCCGGGCGGGTGCCCGCTGCCGAGGCCGATGCCGAAGCGGGGTCCCCGGCCGCGGCCGGTCCCGCGTCCGCCCCCGCATCCCGTCCCGCGTCCGAGCCCGCAGCCGGGCGAGAGGCCGCGCCCTCGGCGCACGGCGAGCCGGCGCGCGCGGCGCGACGCGGCGGCGTGCTCGCCGGCTGCCTCGTCGCCGCCCTGCTCCTCGCGGGAGCCGGACTCCTGCTGCGCGCCCACCAGTTGGGCGACAACCCCGCCACCGCGAACCGCGCCCTGACCGACACGGTGGCCACGGCCCGGGTCACCGGCGACGTCAGCAGCGCCGTCGCCAAGGTGTTCTCGTACGCCGCCGAGGACACCGCGGTGACCCGGCAGGCGGCGCGCGAACTGCTCGCGGGAAAGGCGTCCCGCCAGTACGAGTCGCTGTTCGCGCAGGTCGAGCGCCGCGCGCCGGAGCAGCGGCTGACGCTCACCACGCGGGTCGTGCGGGCCGGGGTCACCAGCCTCGGCGCCGACCGTGCCGAGCTGCTGCTCTTCCTCGACCAGATCGCCCAGCGCAAGGGCGGGCCCGCGACCACGGCCGCCGCCCAGCTCTCCGTCACCGCCGAACTCCACGAAGGGCGCTGGCGGATCGTCGACATCACCTCCCGATAGGCACCGCGACAGGCACCGCGACAGGCACCTCCGACAGGCACTTCCGATAGGGGCGACAGCCATGGCACGACGCACGCCGAGGAACCCGCTGCTCATCGCCGCCGTGGCGCTCGCCGTCGCGGCCGCCGGCTGGGCCGGGCTGAGCGGCTGGTCCTGGTACGCGGCCGCGCACGACGACGCGGCCGCCTACGCGCACGAGCGCGACCGGGTGCTGGCCGCCGCGGAACAGGCCGTGCAGAACATGAACACGCTCGACCACCGGGACGTCGCCCGGGGACTCGACCGCTGGGAGGACTCCAGCACCGGTGACCTCCACAGACAACTCGTCGACGGACGGGGCCAGTTCGAGAAGCAGATCAAGGAGGCCAGGACGGTGACCACCGCGAAGGTGCTGTCGGGGGCGGTGTCGGAGCTCGACGAGCGGGCCGGGAGGGCGAGCGTCATGGTCGCCCTGCGGATCACGGTGACCGCTCCGAAGGGCGAACCGGCGGCGAAGGAGAGCCGGCTCCTCGGCGAACTCACCCGGACGCCCGAGGGCTGGAAGCTCAGCGCCCTGGGCCAGGCACCGGTCGGCAACGCCCCGGCGGCAGGCTGAGGAGGGCAGGCCATGTCGACGACCCGCCATCTCATCAACCGTCAGCGCCGTCTGGTCAGGTCCGCACAGGCCCCCGCCCCGGCGGCAGAAGCCCGTACCCGTACCCGTACCGCCACGGACGCGCCGCACCTGGGCTCCGCCCCCGATCGATCCGCCGAGTCCGCCGAGTCCGCCGAGTCCGCCGAGTCCGCCGGGTCCTTCGAGTCCGCCGAGTCCTTTGAGCCCGTGGACTCCGACGACCTCGCGACGCCTGCCGCACACCCGCGCCGCGCCCGTGTCCAGGCGCTGCCCGCCGCGCTGTGCCTGCTGACCGTGCTCCTCGGCGGCTTCGCCGCCTGGGCCGGGAACGAGGCGTCCGCGCTGCGCGACGACGCTTCCGCGCGGAACACCGCCCTCACGGACGTGGCCCGCACCACCGAGGTCAAGGGCCAGGTCGCCGACGCGGTCAACGCGGTCTTCTCGTACAACTACGCCGCCACCGCCACGAACGACCGCGCCGTCAAGGACCGTCTCACCGGGCGGGCCGTCGCCCAGCACCGCGAGATGCTCGCCACCGTCCGCGCCAAGGCCGCCGCCCAGAAGCTCGTCCTGACGACGACGGTCACCGAGAGCGGCGTCGAGCTGATCGACGGTGACCGCGCACGTGTCCTGGTCTTTGCCGATCAGAGCAACACCAGTACCGCGTCGTTGGGCGGTACGACATATGGCGCCGCGATGTTCGCTGTGGACCTGGTACGGATGGGCGATCTGTGGCTGATCGCCAATATCGAGACGTTTGGGGCGAGTTCATGAGGCGGATCGGCGTACGGCTCGGCAGTGCGCTCACACGGCGTGCCCTCGCACGGCGTGTGTTCACACCACGTGCGCTCCCACCGCGGGCGCTCACACGCCGACGGATCGGCGGCACGGCGGTGGCGGTGGCCGCGATGGCGGCGCTCACCGCCTCGCAGGCGCCCGGGCTGACCGGGGTGGCGGCGGAGCCGCCGGCGGACGACGCCCTGCCCGCGGGCCAGCCGGAGTGGGCCGGTCCGCCGCCGGACGACGACTCGTACCACACCGAGCTCCCTCCGCTGGTCTCGCCCGCGCCGCTCACCCGGCCCGGCGGCCCCACCCTCGGCACCGTCGCCGAACAGGCCGTGTGGGACCAGTCCGGAATCCCCGCGACCGTGCTCGCCGCCTACCGGAACGCCGAGCGGAGCATCGCCGGGAGCGACCCGGGCTGCCGGCTGCCGTGGCAGCTGCTCGCGGCCATCGGCAAGGTGGAGTCCGGTCACGCCGGCGGCGGTCGCGTCGACGCCCACGGCACCACCCGCACCGCCATCCTCGGACCCGTCCTCGACGGCGTCAGCTTCGCCCTGATCAGCGACACCGACGGCGGTGCCTACGACGGCAACACGGTCTACGACCGGGCCGTCGGCCCGATGCAGTTCATCCCCTCCACCTGGGCGGGCTGGGGCGCGGACGGCAACGGCGACGGCCTCGCGAACCCCAGCAACATCTTCGACGCCGCCCTCGCCGCCGGGCACTACCTCTGCGCGGGCGACCGCAACCTGGCCGTGCAGGCCGACCTCGACCGTGCGGTGCTCAGCTACAACCACTCGCGGACCTATCTGAACACGGTCCTGTCCTGGCTGGAGTTCTACCGCAACGGCACGCACGCGGTGCCGGACGGCACCGGCCCCGTGCCCTCCACGCCGGGCGCGGGCGGCACCACCCCGGCGGTCCGCCCGGTCGGCGGCCGCGGCCCGTCCTCGAACGGCAACGGCGACGGCACCTCACCCCGTCCCGGGGACGACGGCATCGTCGTCGGCCCCAAGCCGTCGCCGTCCACGAGCCCGCAGCCGACCCCCTCCGGGAGCGACCCGGCGTCGCCCACCCCGACGCCCACCGAGACCCCGACGGACCCGACGGAGTCGCCCGACCCGAGCCCCAGCACCTCGGAGCCCGAGCCCACCCCGTCCGAGCCCGAGCCGAGCCCGACCGATCCCGGCCCGACCCCGTCGGAGCCGGAGCCGACCCCCACCCCGACCCCGACCGAGCCGGATCCCACCTGCACCACCCCGGCCCCCGACCCCTCGGCCGGCGAGACCCCGTCACCCGACCCGACCGAGACACCGGGCGAGACCTGCCCCGCGCCCACTCTCTGAGCGCGTCGGCGAGCAGTTCACCCGCGGCCCGACAGCACCTCCGACAGGTCGTACCGCACCGGCTCCTCCAGCTGGGCGTACGTACAGCCGTCGGGGGTGCGGTCGGGCCGCCACCGCCGGAACTGGGCCGTGTGGCGGAAGCGGTCGCCCTCCATGTGGTCGTACGCGACCTCCACCACCCGCTCGGGCCGCAGCGCCACCCACGACAGGTCCTTCTTGCCCGACCAGCGGCTCGGCGCCCCGGGCAGCCGGGCCGTCCCGTGCGCCTCCTCGTCCGACCAGCGCGCCCACGGATGCTCCGACACATCGTCCATGCGCAGCGGCTCCAGCTCCGCCACCAGCTCCTCGCGGCGCTTCATCGAGAACGCGGCGCAGACGCCGACGTGCTGGAGCACGCCCTCGTCGTCGTACAGGCCGAGCAGCAGTGAGCCGACGACCGGCCCGCTCTTGTGGAAGCGGTAGCCGGCGACCACGACATCGGCCGTCCGCTCGTGCTTGATCTTGTACATCAGCCGGGCGTCCGGCCGGTAGGGAAGGTCGAGCGGCTTGGCGATCACCCCGTCGAGCCCGGCGCCCTCGTACCGCTCGAACCACTCGGCCGCGACCTCGGCGTCCGTCGTGGCGGGCGCCAGATGGACCGGGTCCCGCGCGCCGCCGAGCGCCTCGGCGAGCGCGGCGCGCCGGTCCGCCAGCGGGGTCTCGAGGAGCGCCTCGTCACCGAGCGCCAGCAGATCGAAGGCGACGAAACTCGCCGGGGTCGTCTCGGCGAGCATCCGCACCCGCGAGTCCGCCGGGTGGATGCGCTCCGTCAGCCTGTCGAAGTCCAGCCGCCCCTCGTACGCGATCACGATCTCGCCGTCGACGACGCAGCGCTGCGGCAGGTTGGCGCGCAGGGCCTCGACCAGCTCGGGGAAGTAGCGGGTGAGCGGCTTGCCCGTACGGCTGCCGATCACGACCTCGTCGCCGTCCCGGTGGACGATCGCGCGGAATCCGTCCCACTTGGCCTCGTACTGCATCCCGGGCGGGATCCTCGCCACGGACTTGGCGAGCATCGGCTTCACGGGCGGCATCACCGGCAGGTCCATGGGGCGATTCTCCGGTATGCGCGGCCACTCGGCACGGCCTACGCTGACGGGCATGGCCGGAGCCGTGGAACTCGAAGTGGGCGAGCGGACCGTGCGCGTGTCCAACCCCGACAAGGTGTACTTCCCCGAGCACGGCTACACCAAGATGGACATGGTCCAGTACTACCTGGCCGTCGGGGAGGGCATCACCCGGGCGCTGCGCAACCGCCCCACCACCCTGGAGCGCTACCCCGACGGGGTGACCGGCGAGTCCTTCTTCCAGAAGCGCGCCCCCAAGTACCTGCCCGACTGGATCCCGACCGCGCACATCACCTTCCCCAGCGGCCGTTCCGCGGACGAGATGTGCCCGACCGAGCCGGCCGCCGTGCTCTGGGCCGCCAACCTCGGCGCCGTCACCTTCCACCCCTGGCCGGTGCGGCGCGAGGACACCGACCACCCCGACGAGCTGCGCATCGACCTCGACCCGCAGCCCGGCACGGACTACGCCGACGCCGTCCGCGCCGCCCACGAGCTGCGCGCCGTCCTGGACGAGCACGGTCTGCGCGGCTGGCCCAAGACCTCCGGCGGACGTGGTCTGCACGTCTTCGTACCGATCGAACCGCGCTGGACGTTCACCCAGGTCAGACGCGCGGCGATCGCCTGCGGCCGGGAGCTGGAGCGCCGTATGCCGGACCGGGTGACCATCAAGTGGTGGAAGGAGGAGCGCGGCGAGCGGATCTTCGTCGACTACAACCAGACCGCCCGCGACCGCACCATCGCCTCCGCCTACTCGGTCCGCCCGCGCCCCCACGCCCCGGTCTCCGCGCCGCTGCGCTGGGACGAGGTCGACGACGCCGTCCCCGAGGACTTCGACATCACGACGATGCCCGCGCGCTACGCCGAGGTCGGCGACGTCCATGCCGACATGGACGCCCGGCGCTTCAGCCTGGAGAGCCTGCTGGAGCTCGCCCGGCGGGACGAGGCGGAGCACGGGCTCGGCGATCTTCCGTATCCGCCCGAGTACCCGAAGATGCCGGGGGAGCCGAAGCGCGTCCAGCCGAGCCGCGCGAAGAAGACCGCGAAGCCGGAGAAGCCCGAGCCGGCCGCGAAGCCGGAGAAGTCCGAGCCGGCCGAGAAGCCCGAATGACGTCGGCCCCCTCCCGTGGGGAAGGGGGCCGGCGCGCTCACAGCCGTCGGAGCGCTACAGCTCCTTGATCCGGATGTTGCGGTACGAGATCACATCCGTCGTGCCGTGCACCTGGAGGCCGATGTACCCCTGCGCGTACCGGCGCCCGTCCGTGCCCGGGTCGTCGGCGCGCGGCGGGACGAACTCCTGGCCGCCGGTGTTGTCGAACTCGTTGATCAGGACACCGTTGCGGTAGACCGCGTAGTGCTGGCCGACCACGCGGATCTCGTAGTCGTTCCAGGTGCCCTTGGGGGTGACTCCGGCGCCGCCGAGGCCGACGCGGTCGAAGCCGTAGACCGAGCCCGTCTTGTACATGTCGCCGTCGGGCCGGTCCAGGACCTGCACCTCGTGGCCGTACTTGATGGCGACCCACTCGGGCCGGGACTCCTCCGGGTTGTCGTGGACGTTCGGGAAGCGGACGAAGACCCCGCTGTTGGCGTTCCCGGTGCCCGGGGCGTCGTCCCGCCACTGGAGCTTCAGCGAGAAGTCGCCGTACTGCCGCTGCGGGAACCAGAGCATGCCGAGGCCGCCCTTGGTGGTGCCGCTCGTCATCGACCCGTCGGCGTTGAGACCGAACGAACCGCCGCCCACGTGCTGCCACTTGGCGAACGACGCGGACGTACCGTCGAACAGATCGCGGTAGCCGCTGGTCTGGCCCGGCTTGCCGATGCCGGACTGCCTGGCCGCCTTGTAGATCTTCTTGTGCTCGCGCTGGTCGATGACGCCGTCCGCGAGCAGCTGGTCCAGCACCTTGTCGACGTGCTTGAGGAAGAGCGCGTGGGACGTCCAGTCCCGCTCGTCCTCGATCAGCTCGTTGATGGTGCAGCGGCTGCGGGTGACCCGGTTCGGCACGCCCGTGTCGACCGTGCCGACGATGACGGTCAGCCGCTCGTCGTACTCGGGGCAGTTGGGCGCCGGGACGCCGCCGCCCTCCGCGACGGTGAAGGACACCTCCTTCGCCTCGGAGGTGTTGCCGGCCTTGTCGGTGGCCCGGTGGAGCACGGTGTGGAAGCCGACCCGGTCGACGATCACCGGTGCGGTGTACGCGAGATAGGGGCCGCCGTCGAGCGAGTACTCGACCTTGTCGACGCCCGAGTCCGCGTCGGTCGCCGTGACGGTGACCGTGGCACTGGTGATGAACGCGCCGTCCGCGTTCTTGTCCCCGGTCACCGCCGCCGATGTCACCGGCGGAGTCCTGTCCTGCGTCGGCGGGGCGACGACCTCGAAGTCCACCGACTTCTCCGCCGCCGCGTTGCCCGCCTTGTCGGTGGCGCGGTAGCGGACCTTGTGGGTGCCGACCTCGTGGACCATGACCGGGGCGGTGTAGGGCTGCCAGGCGCCGTCCGCCCCGAGCGCGTACTCGATCGTGTTGACGCCCGAGCCGGTGTCGGACGCGGTGACGGTGACCGTCGCCATCCCCAGGTACCTGCCCTGGTCGTCCTTCTCGCCGCTCACGGTCGCCGATGTCTCCGGCGCGGTCGTGTCGTCCGTCGGCGGGGCGACGACCTCGAAGTCCACCGACTTCTCCGCCGCCGCGTTGCCCGCCTTGTCGGTGGCGCGGTAGCGGACCTTGTGGGTGCCGACCTCGTGGACCATGACCGGGGCGGTGTAGGGCTGCCAGGCGCCGTCCGCCCCGAGCGCGTACTCGACCTTGTCCACGCCCGAACCGGCGTCCGTCGCCGACACGGTCACCGTGGCATGGCCGATGTACGCGCCGTCCGCGTCCTTCTCGCCCTCGACCTTCGCGGAGGTCTCGGGCGCGGCGGTGTCCTCGCCGCCCCCGCCCTCGGTCACCGTGAGGATGCCCTGCATCTGGCCGTGGCCGGGGATCGTGCAGTGGAAGAGGTAGCGGCCCGGTGTGAGGGTGACCTCCACCGAGTGCTTCCCGCCCTGGTCGTCGTTGGGATTGGCCAGGATGTTCAGCGGGACGTCGTGGTTGTACTCGGGATCGGAGGCGTCGAACGTCAGCGTGTGCGGCATGCCGGTGGTGTTGCCGGTCGCCGTGCTGTTCTCGAAGACGATCGTCGTCGGACCCGCCACCGCCGTGGTCGGGAACGTCAGATAGCGGTCGATCGCATCGCCCGCCGTCCAGTTGAGCACCTGCGCCGCGGCGGTGCCGGCCGCGCCGGACGCCTCCCGGTCGTCGGTGCGCCCGTAGGCGACCGTCGAGGTCAGCCCCAGGACCATCACCAGCGCACCGAGCAGGGCCGTCCACAAGCGGAGTTGTCTGTGCCGTACGTGCCTCACTGCGCCGCCCTCCTTGCGAGCTCGTCGGCGGCTGGGGTGGCCTCGCCGCCCTTGTACGTCACGCGCCACAGCGCGGACTTGGAGTCGGAGGTGAAGAAGCCGCGCCCGTAGTCCAGGACGTAGAGCGAACCGTCCGGCGCGAACTTCCAGTCCATCAGGTTGCGGATGCCGTCGGCGCCCACCGGGATGATCTTCTTCAACGACTCGGCGTGGACCGGGATCCCGCCCTTGCCGACGGTCTTCGGGTCGGTCAGCACCGCGTGGCGGGGCTGGTCGCCGTCGTAGAAGTCGCCGACGAACCACTTGCCGTCCCAGTACGCCGGCCACGCCACCGCGGGGTCGCTCGCCGCGCCGCCGGAGCGGTACACCGGGCCGTTCATCGTGGCCTGGCCGCCGCCCTTGAGCCACGGCAGCAGCAGCTTCTGCTCCTCCGCCTTGTAGCTGGGGATGCCGGCCGCGTCGCGCGGATAGTCGGGGCCGCCGCCCTGCGGCGAGTACCAGATCGTGTTGGCGGTGACGGGCGGCAGGTTCACCAGGCCGTCGTTGTTCGGGGACTCGTTCTTCGGCGCGTCGCAGTCGTACCAGCCGAGCGGCTTGGTCGGGTCGGGCAGATTGCGGTCGCGGTAGGGCTGCTTGTTGCCCATGCAGTACGGCCAGCCGTGGTTGCCCGGCTTGGTGATGGCGGCGAAGGTGTCGTACTTCGCCGGGCCCCAGGTGGTCGACGGCGCACCGGCGTCCGGGCCGACCCAGCCCGCGTAGAGGATGTCCGTGGTCTTGTCGACGAAGATGCGCGCGGGGTTGCGCACACCCATCACGTAGATCTCGCCGCGGGTCTTGCCGCCGCCCTCGTCCGGCTCCTCGCCGGTGAAGAGGTTCCCCTCGGGGAGCGTGTACGTGCCGTCGTCCTCGGGGTGGATGCGCAGGATCTTGCCGTTGAGGTTGTTGGTGTTGCCCGCGGTGCGCCGCGCGTCCGCGAACGAGACGCCCTTGAAGGCCGGCTCCGGGTTGTTTCCGGAGTAACCGTCGCTGAAGCGGGAGGAGTTGTTGTCACCGGTCGCGATGTAGAGATTGCCCTTCGTGTCGAAGGCCATCCCGCCGCCCGCGTGGCAGCAGCTGTGGATCTGCACCGGCCACTTCAGCAGCACCTTCTCGCTCGCCAGATCCAGCTTGTTGGTGGCAAGATCCAGTGTGAAGCGGGAGACATAGCGTTCGGCCATATGCGTGTCGCGGTTGATCCGCGAGTGGGGTGTGTAGTGCAAATACACCCAGCCGTTGGTCATGAAGTCGGGGTCGAGTTCGATGCCGAGCAGGCCCTCCTCGACCTTGATCAGCTCGTCGCCGCCGCCCTTGTTGCCGAAGACCGTGAGCGCGCCCGCGGCCGTCACCTTCTTCGTCTTCGGGTCGTAGACGTGGATCTCGCCCTTGCCCTTGCCGATGTCCGGGTTGTTCCAGTCGGTGATCACCGGCTGGGAGGAGTCGGCGCCGCCGCGGCCGATGTAGAGGATCCGCCCGTCGGGGGCGGCGACCAGGCCGTGCGGCTCGCCGATCTGGTCGTTCCGGCCGGGCTGGTTGGGCTGTGTGACCCGCTCCGCCGTGTAGTTGGCGGTGATGGTGGCCTTGCAGTCGGCCCGCGAGATCCGGGTCGTCCAGGCCAGTGCGCCGCGCAGATGGTCGCGGAAGTCGGTCTCGGAGTACGAGTCGACCGTGCCGCCCATGCCGGTGTAGAAGGAGCGGCCGCCGTCGTAGTCTCGGCACCAGGAGACCGGGTGGTCCCAGCCGTTGGCGCCCTGGCCCGGCTGGTAGGAGTTCTCCTTGACCCGGGCCACCGTGTGGACCGAACCGGACGGGTTCACCGCCCAGTTGAACCACTTGTCGGGCCGCTTCCAGTTGAGCGGAAGGCTCTTCGTGGCGGGGTGCTGCCGGTCGCCGATCTCGACGACCGCGCGCTGCGCCGTCGCCGGGGAGGTCGTGGGCCGGGCGCCGACCAGTCCGGTGAACCAGTCCGAGTACGGCTCCGTACGGGCCGCGTCATG from Streptomyces sp. FIT100 includes these protein-coding regions:
- a CDS encoding MCE family protein, producing the protein MPLVGAVTALALLTAGCGTPQLSGIQDLPLPGGADLGDRPYEISAEFADVLSLVPQSAVKVNDVAVGRVTGITLAPGSWSAKVTMRINGDVRLPADAYAHLEQSSLLGEKYVQLAPPPKTPRTPNSPKTPVSAAGPLRPGAVIPLSRTNRNPEVEEVLGALSMLLNGGGINQIRTIATELNKAIGGYEPEVASVLKRLDTLVTSLDSNKTDITAALDGVNRLSVTLAIRKQQVGRILTGLSPGLKVLEQQRGSLLTMLRALGTLSTVAVDTVNKSKDDTIADLKALAPTLKALADSGKALPDSLQVLLTYPFTDEVLRGIKGDYLNLYLHVAAVPGTTVIPPLIPQEPTGGQSAAQLPLPLPRAGGN
- a CDS encoding lytic transglycosylase domain-containing protein codes for the protein MAALTASQAPGLTGVAAEPPADDALPAGQPEWAGPPPDDDSYHTELPPLVSPAPLTRPGGPTLGTVAEQAVWDQSGIPATVLAAYRNAERSIAGSDPGCRLPWQLLAAIGKVESGHAGGGRVDAHGTTRTAILGPVLDGVSFALISDTDGGAYDGNTVYDRAVGPMQFIPSTWAGWGADGNGDGLANPSNIFDAALAAGHYLCAGDRNLAVQADLDRAVLSYNHSRTYLNTVLSWLEFYRNGTHAVPDGTGPVPSTPGAGGTTPAVRPVGGRGPSSNGNGDGTSPRPGDDGIVVGPKPSPSTSPQPTPSGSDPASPTPTPTETPTDPTESPDPSPSTSEPEPTPSEPEPSPTDPGPTPSEPEPTPTPTPTEPDPTCTTPAPDPSAGETPSPDPTETPGETCPAPTL
- the ligD gene encoding non-homologous end-joining DNA ligase, with protein sequence MAGAVELEVGERTVRVSNPDKVYFPEHGYTKMDMVQYYLAVGEGITRALRNRPTTLERYPDGVTGESFFQKRAPKYLPDWIPTAHITFPSGRSADEMCPTEPAAVLWAANLGAVTFHPWPVRREDTDHPDELRIDLDPQPGTDYADAVRAAHELRAVLDEHGLRGWPKTSGGRGLHVFVPIEPRWTFTQVRRAAIACGRELERRMPDRVTIKWWKEERGERIFVDYNQTARDRTIASAYSVRPRPHAPVSAPLRWDEVDDAVPEDFDITTMPARYAEVGDVHADMDARRFSLESLLELARRDEAEHGLGDLPYPPEYPKMPGEPKRVQPSRAKKTAKPEKPEPAAKPEKSEPAEKPE
- a CDS encoding MlaD family protein — protein: MLTLATRLKNVAFLLIGVLVLGFVGIRYADLGRYAGMDGHYTVRVRLDRTGGLFTHSDVTYRGVSVGRVGPIRLTDEGVEAELRIEDSAPRIPADLEAVVASLSAVGEQYIDLRPVGDTGPYLREGSVIDQASTQVPAPVTDVLTSVDQLASSVDLEALRTAVDEFGAALGGRGDDLQTLMDSGNDFVMAADNALPVSVRLMEDGETVLRTQAEQSQALTSFAHGAKELAGQLRSSDSDLRRLIATAPDAAGQISAVLRDLEPGLGVVVANLLTTSEVAVTRQRGIEELLVRLPAVAAAGSTAVNDKGASFGMSVTFFQPLPCFEGYGSTVYRNGLDTSAAKPPFNTKARCTAPPSSGKNVRGSANAPGGGPVPDPAEPGSRPLPPLALPAVPEPASGTGGTGGAGRAAGMAGLLGLEAADE
- a CDS encoding ATP-dependent DNA ligase, coding for MDLPVMPPVKPMLAKSVARIPPGMQYEAKWDGFRAIVHRDGDEVVIGSRTGKPLTRYFPELVEALRANLPQRCVVDGEIVIAYEGRLDFDRLTERIHPADSRVRMLAETTPASFVAFDLLALGDEALLETPLADRRAALAEALGGARDPVHLAPATTDAEVAAEWFERYEGAGLDGVIAKPLDLPYRPDARLMYKIKHERTADVVVAGYRFHKSGPVVGSLLLGLYDDEGVLQHVGVCAAFSMKRREELVAELEPLRMDDVSEHPWARWSDEEAHGTARLPGAPSRWSGKKDLSWVALRPERVVEVAYDHMEGDRFRHTAQFRRWRPDRTPDGCTYAQLEEPVRYDLSEVLSGRG